In a genomic window of Methylovirgula sp. 4M-Z18:
- a CDS encoding class I SAM-dependent methyltransferase, protein MAAALPSFGFVRHIVADVNLLDIDRLDGDQLGHQSVSIKLGVGADVASRDLPITETLLRGLSEQLELRAQTKQWCMSRLRCPVCKEPNALQFGDAIVFCSSCAARFPQSVGTIDMLPPELRQKAKLTPATHVSSNPYEELALDLIRRITDAGGWVLDCGAGSRPSRMPRVVNLEIERYFSTDVLALGENLPFQDGVFDGVVSLATLEHVRDPFTCARELVRVVKPGGEVVCSVPFLQPVHGYPDHYYNMTRNGLINLFEDVAAIVDCSTPPNGHPIFAVQWILHEYLDGLPIAQRDRFGRMTIAEVAQLDPFRMLGDGIAADLSEPAKAGIACLNTVRLRRHEKAAPP, encoded by the coding sequence TTGGCGGCAGCGCTGCCCTCCTTCGGTTTTGTGCGACACATCGTCGCCGATGTGAATCTGCTCGATATTGACAGGCTCGACGGCGACCAGCTTGGGCATCAATCCGTTAGCATTAAGCTTGGCGTTGGCGCGGATGTCGCGTCTCGCGATCTGCCGATCACCGAGACGTTGCTGCGCGGTTTGAGTGAGCAATTGGAGCTGCGGGCACAAACGAAACAGTGGTGCATGTCCCGACTGCGCTGCCCCGTTTGCAAAGAGCCGAATGCGCTTCAATTCGGCGATGCAATCGTGTTTTGCTCCAGCTGCGCTGCGCGATTCCCTCAATCCGTAGGGACGATCGACATGCTGCCGCCGGAACTGCGCCAAAAGGCCAAGCTGACGCCGGCGACGCATGTGTCATCTAATCCCTACGAAGAGCTGGCGCTCGACCTCATCCGTCGCATCACGGATGCGGGGGGGTGGGTGCTCGATTGCGGCGCCGGCTCGCGGCCGAGCCGGATGCCGCGGGTCGTGAATCTTGAAATCGAGCGCTATTTCTCTACCGATGTTCTCGCGCTCGGCGAGAACTTGCCTTTTCAAGACGGCGTCTTTGACGGTGTCGTTTCGCTCGCGACGCTCGAACACGTGCGCGATCCCTTTACTTGCGCGCGCGAACTCGTTCGCGTGGTCAAGCCTGGGGGTGAGGTCGTATGCTCGGTGCCGTTCCTGCAGCCTGTACATGGCTATCCGGATCATTATTACAACATGACCCGAAATGGTTTGATCAATCTGTTTGAGGATGTCGCCGCGATCGTCGACTGCTCGACGCCACCGAACGGACATCCCATTTTCGCGGTGCAATGGATCTTACACGAGTACCTCGATGGCTTGCCGATAGCACAAAGGGACCGCTTCGGGCGCATGACGATCGCCGAAGTCGCGCAGCTTGATCCGTTCCGCATGTTGGGTGATGGCATCGCGGCCGATTTGAGCGAACCCGCCAAGGCCGGAATTGCGTGCCTGAATACCGTGAGGCTGCGTCGACACGAGAAGGCTGCTCCGCCTTAG